The Cuculus canorus isolate bCucCan1 chromosome 3, bCucCan1.pri, whole genome shotgun sequence DNA window tcttctcctaCAAAAGAGACTCCAGCCCCTTAACGATCTTTGTGACCCTGTGTTGGCCAGACAGGGTTCTTCAGTAAGTCTGcatctctcttgtactggggagcccagaactgaacacagtgctgcagctgtggtcTCACCCACGCTGAGtagaggagaggggagggaagggaaggattGCCTGACCAGTGATCCTCCTAATCCAGCCCAGGATGCTTTTGGCATGCTGTTTGCTGGGTGCAGTGGTGCACACCTGCAGTCCCAGCTAACTGGGAAGCTGACTCGGATGGATCGCTGGAGTGCAGGAGTTGTGGGCTCACAGGGTGCCATGCCGAGCAGTTGCCTGCAGTTAAGTCCAGCATCAGTATAGTGATCACCAGAGAACCCAAGGTCACCAAGCTGCCTAAGGAGCAGTGAACCAGGTTAGGCTGAAAATGGAGAGGGTCAAAATTCATTGCCATAGACAAAGTAGTTGAGAAAGTTTTAGATGTGAGAAAGTTTTAGATGTGCATTTTAAACTGAGAAGGGAATTAAATTGTCTTAAACatgctgtattttgaaaatattttgtgatagtttgacttattttttaaacaagggGAGACTTTTATCACATGTCCAGCTAAATGAGTAGTAGCTActcattttctaaattaattttctgtctcttaGGTTAGAACAGGATGTATTACCTACCTTGCCATTGACACAAAGGGAGCATGGGTGACCAGTTTAGGGAAGATTCCTGATGCTCAGGTAATACAGCTAGGTAAGACAACTCTCTGATCTCCTACCTCACACACCCACATAGACATACAAACACAGAGTAGTTTGGCAAGGTAACTAGCAGTGAACCAAGCGCTTTTGTCAAGCACATACATCTTCCCAAGCTTGCGCAGCTGGGCAGAGCTAAGCCATTGCTGTGGCTCTCCTTGCTCAAGGTAACACTAGGCACTGCTTTATCCTCACTCTACTGTTGGAGTGACAATGAAAACAGTGAACTTTGGGGCACTGCCATTATTTCCCACAGGCACGCCACACTGTTCAGGAAGGTTTTCCAGTTGGTTTTCCAGACTTCAAATGAGTTGCTGGGATTCACTTTGGTTAAGTCACTCAGGTTACAAAATGGGCTTAGCAAGAAACTGCGTGTCTCATCAGACCTTCTCTTCGCAAGTATTTCCAAGGTGCCATGCTTCATTGCCAGCTACACAGACCACTTTTGCATCTAGGATGGAGTCTGCTTTTAGGACATGTCTATCAGAACCAACATCAATTCCAGGAATGTAGACATAGACATGTCtgagaaagcaagcagcaagTTATGGTTGGTTTCAAGCCTCTTCTGAGGCAAGAGGAGGCCTCGGGGGTACATCTTAAAGTGTAAAACAGTGACCAGATTAAAGGAGATTTAAAGAACAGATTAAAGGAGCCCTTATTAGAGTACACATTAGAAGAACTAGGACAACTAGAACATTTTCTCAGGATGTGCTCAGAACCACACGGGAATTTTTTCAAAGAGCAGTGGCTTATGACTAAAAGAGACAGTTTAAAGTGTTTTTGGACATCACATGTCTCTCATCTTTACCACAGGTTTAGCTTTGCATGGACAAACAGTCCAATTCCAGCACAGGGggcatttaatttcttattaaacAATGCTATTTAAATGTTGGCAATTTGAAGCAATGGTGCAATGCTAGATTTTTGTGCTCTGACTCTTTTGAACCCTCTTCTCTGCCCTTTTTGTATTGAAAGCTGCACATACTGGCTGGGTGTGAGCACAACCTATGGTCAAATAATACTGCTGGTTGCAGtgcttatttttctaagcaATCCTAGTGTCTCCAGTTGGGCTATTCCCATTGATAAAGACCATTCTCATAGCAAAGGAATGTTCTATtagatttttgtatttgtaactGGCAAGCAGATGGCCTTTCAGCTGGCAATATCCCTAAACTGTATCAATAAGATTACTAGAAGGAATTTAAACATTCATGCTGATGCCCtccttaaaaacataaatatcaGAGTTCTATATCTCCAAAATAACTAGCTCCCACTGGTTCCAGAGAAATAGATACTAATTACCCTTTGAGGATATGAACCTGAAGCATAACAGAAGGCAAAATGTAAATCACAGAAATGCATTACAGAAACATAATTATGCTATTATAAAAATAACTCGTAATGCTGTTGTAGTGAATATTCTGCACTTAGatgtttcctttaaaaggaGTTACAAGATTTATAAATCTGGCTCTACAATGTTTTAGCATTCAAGACTGAGACAGGCCCTGTCCTTTAAAATTGCAACAACGGCATGAATTTAGTTTAGATGGGTTCAGCTTACAAGAAtgagtgtgatttttttcaacaggCTCTATTTTCTCCTGTAAGTATTTGTTAATAAAGGCTACAGAATCAGTCGCTTGTTCTTATGAAAAAACATGCTACTGCACAGTTCTAAAAGCAGGGTCTCAAATTAGCTTATTGCAGTACCTGTTAGAGACAATAAGCTATATTGTCTGTTATTAGGAACAAGATATGTATCAAGATTTGATGTTAGCTGCCACCTGTgggaaacattaaaataaattgccaATAGTCAGCATTTACCTTTGTAAGATAGGAAATGCAAGCTATAAGGCCGGTTACTAAATCTAGCTGATTTTGGACTCCTaaatcagattttcatttttaggcACAAACCCGTGTAATTATACACAGCCGCTTTATATCTGCAGATAGACATTGAACTATGCACTTGCCTAGATGACACATAACATTTTTGGTCTACTTCTGAATGAGATGGTTTTAGATGTACTGAATCTGGATATCCTTACTTTGGGTTTAACTGAACATAACAGGTTTTTCAGTGCcctgtggttttgctttatGGAATGAAAGCATTCAGGTAGTTTTCCACGCTCCTCTTCATCATATACATTCTACTCCTTATCAACCTACTCAAGGCTATGTATTGTAATCCTGAGAAAGACTGCTATGTCTTATGTCCCGCAGAATCTCCTCAGGCCGCCCAGGTAAAATTTGGATAGTAAACCTGAACTGCTCACTCACAGCTGGACCTGAGTCCATCTTTCCCAGGGCTTGACCTCTggtttgaaattaaaattgctGTAGTGCCATCTAGTGCTACTCGGCTGATCTTTGCACTCGTTGTGTATTAATTCCCAAGTACATTGCTCTAGATTCATTACTTCTAGCTCTAAACACTCTGCAATCttgaaaatgcaattaatttccCTGGCAACTTTCCTTATCCAGCTCCATCCCCTAAtccctaatttttttcttaggcAAGCCATAATACAGATTATATACATGCCTATAACAGAACTTCCAGCAATGCTATGCATTAAAATTGGCTCTGAGCAGCATGACAGTGTGGTATGGGGAATGAACTGGAGATTATCTTGCAAAAAGGATGTGTTCCTTCGGTGCCCCCGCGGTGGCGTTTGGGAGCGGAGCTCCGGGTGAAGGGCCGGGAGGCCTCAGCCGGTTCCTGGCTATCTCCTGTTGTCCCCTTTCCTGCTCAAAGCCTGTCACTGTTTGGTTTGTTACTCAGATGGCTCGAAGAAGAGAACAGTGTTAAGTGGCTTTGGAGTGGCAGCTGATCTCTAAGAGATGACGCTTGTAATTCCTGTGGGAATGGATCAGTGGCGTGATTCCGATTCACACTGAGTAGCAAGAGAGCGGCCTTTCCGTGTTCCTCTTGGGTCTCCTGATTCTATATGTGGGTAACGATGTCTTTTTAACAGGAGCCCTTTGAACGCTCTGTGACTTCCAGGGATACGATGGGCCGTGCTCTCTGCAGAGTGCCTTGGGACTAATGCATCCTAATGAGGAGATGTACTACTcctgttttactttgttttccaggaTGAAGATGCGAGTAAGAAGCCACCCTCCCTAGACCGGGCAAGCAAGAAAcggcagcagctgctgacagaCCTAGAGGGACTGTTCCAGCACGTGGAAGTAATATTAAGTTTGACACGGGtttcttgtgttctttttctACTTGGAGGCACTGTTATGAGCCCCAGGGAGTTCTATGAGCTCAACTTGGAGAGTATCTGTGagggcagtgctgaggagaGCCTGGAACGTGCCTCCTGCGTTCGCAAGCTTTTTCGCTCCCTTTGTTGCGGATGTCTTCAGTGAACTTGAGGACCTGCTTGTGACCTGCCTGTCGTGGGCACTGTTGTCATGCTCCAGGGGCACTGCAGTTGTGGTGATGACTGGAACACTGACCGTGAACTTGTCCTGTGATGGAGGCATCGACATAAGCGCCTCACCTCATCAGCCTCTGGCTTCTACTTGGGAGGACTATGTCTGGTTTCAAGCACCAGTGACCCTCAAAGGCTTTCGAGAATGACCTGTGCTCTGTGGAACTCTAGTGGAATATTGAATGAGCTTTGGTGATGCTTTAAGGGACACTGACTTTATCAAATGTAACCGCATATTCTTGTCTGTTTGGGTCTCTTCTTCAGAGCATCTGCTGTCTTCCTACAGCTCGACCCTGTTCCTCTGCCCTCACCTCTGGAATTTTTGTTGAAAGCAAATACCTGTTAAGGTACAGCTGCACCTTCACCACCCCCCCACTCCACCCCCGCCCCGAGTGATTCTATAGGGACGTGAGTTGTGGCACAGGAGATGAATTGCTGTGTGGGGAGTAAAAGTTTCCTGTTGTGTGCTTACTGAATTGGCAAATACTGGAGACAGtcttctctctcctggctgTGTCTCTGGTAACAAGTACTATGTTAGCTGATTGTTTGGGGCTCTAGATAGCGTGTGTGAATACACTTGGCCTTTGCCATCAAGGCCATCACTGTTCTTTGTCTATTCTGCTTCTGTAAAAGGAGAACTTTCCCTGCAGGCTGATCAGGCCTGAGTACTCAAGAGTTTGCCCTGTAAATCCTTTCAGTTACTTAATAATCCAAAGAGTGGACTGGGAGGTCTCATACCTAGCACCGCGTTGTACTGGTGATGAGAAGAGGcggagcagccctgtggaggcAGGGAATTGCATCTTCCTGGTTTTTTTGCCTAACCTTTAGTCCAAGAGCCCTGACAATCAGTTAGATACACAGTTACAATTAAAAGTAAGCAGTTCCTGCTCTAACCCTCTTCAGAGGAAGCTGGGACACCTGCCTCAATATCCCAGTTTATGTTTgcttaaaacaacaacaacaacaacaaagtcaATTTCTTGTTTACTTTCACCTCTTAGAAGTCTTAGACTTTAAATGTTTCTGACAGGTGAGGAAGAGGGGAGTGTGATCAAATTCAGCGTTGGCTTTACCTGTCACATTCCCCTTCCAAGTCTGAATGTATTCCCTGGAAGCAGAATACGAACCTTTCCTTCTGGCCTGGTGTCTGAcacagtggaggaggaggagtagaGCACGGAGTGTCAGGACTAGACAGTTGCTGGAGGCCTCTTCAGTCAGCTGGGTACGCCTGTAGCCTAAGGAGCTTAATGGCTCCAATAACTGTCCCGTTTAAAGAGAAACTGGAGCCTACTGGTAGCGAGGTTGCTTGGAGTTTCTTGCTAGCAAGAACTGCAGGGTGGGGTGGTGAAAGTCCTTCGAAAGGAGAGTAAAGGTTGAAGTAACCCTCTGTGCTTGGTGCCTAATTTAACTCTGGCCTTTTGGAACGAAACAGGACTATAGAACTAGGAGGAAAGGTAGTTGATATTTTTGAGCTTGGAGAACACTGGGAGTGCTGTCTCTGCCTTCTTACGTGTTAGCAGCTGTTTACGACGTGTAGTAACTGCTAAAGCTGGCTCTGGAGGAGAAACTGCTAGAATGCAGAaggctgctgtgtgtgcagctgcCCACTTGACTGTGTACTTGCAGGTCTCATAAATGAAATGTGACCTGACTGTAGCGTGTGTGCAGGAGATGAAAACCCCAATTCCACGCAAGCTGTTTGTAATGTGTATTTCCGGATGCTAACGCTCAAGCATTTAAAGAAGGCTTGAGCAGAAGCCTTAGCTCTGAGGAACAAGGGCCGAGttcttttctcctcacttcCCCAACTGAATACGATCTTACCGTGGTGAACTGTTGACCTATTCTGTTCTAGTTGAACAATGAATGCAGCAATGACGTGGTGCCAGGAATGAAAGAAGACAagatgctttttgttgttgtgatgAAGCGTTTTTGAGGTTAACAAGGTAAGTGCTATAAGttatccaaataaaatattggcTTGTGTGTGTGATgacattgtttttatttaatcgCTCAATATCAAGGTTCTGCTGGTGGCAGAGGGACTCGCTTCCGTTCCGTGTGTGTACTTAAACTGCAGGTTCACAGCTGTTCCACCTTTGTGACAAAGTGCATGATGTGCCAGAAGCTCTGGTTcctcagaggcagaaaaatgccCTCCATGTGGCACGTAAGAGTGAGTGAGGAGGTTCTTAAAGGTGTCCTTTGCCCAGGCACGTGGTGGATGTGCTGGCTCCCGAGGGAAAGCTGCAATCCCTGTAGCAACGTACACTCCATCCCTAGAAGACTCAACTGAGTTAACTGCATCTTTGAAAGAATGGAAtggatgtgaagggggagggggccGTAACCGGGCTTGActgaaaaaagcctgggaatgtCACTCCTGTTTCTGAGGGGTGGTGTGCTGGCAAGGACCCTTGGTCTGCCACCTGTCAGGAAGTGAGGAATAGCACTTAAGTGGCACCTCAGAGGGGTTGGATAATTGAGTGAGTAGTCGCTTAGGAATTAGGACTGTTCCCCTTAGGAGCGTAGCAGGATGAACAGTCCAGCCGAAGTGCATCTACAGCAACACATGCAGCATTGCAATAAACAAGGGGAACAAGAAGTTATTGTAAGGCAGGAGGACTACGATATAATTGCCATCAGAGAAACGTGGTGggttcagcactggtgaggctgcaccttgaatactgtgttcagttttgggcccctcactctgTGAAAGAGATTGAGATGCACGAGTgtgtccacagaagagcaatgaagctggtgaaggggctggagaacaagtcttacaaggactggctgagaggactggggttgtttagcctggagaagaggaggctgaggagtgaccttatcgctctctacaaccgcctgaaaggaggttgtagagaggtgggtattggtctcttctgccaagtgttaggtgataggacgagagggaacggcctctGGCTGTGTCAGAGCAGCTTTCGATCGGACCCTaggaaaagttttcttctcagaaaaggtcctcaagcactggaacgggctgcccatGTAGGTGGTTAAgttcccattcctggaggtatttaaaaggcatggGAAATGAaggcttagggatatgatttggtcgtggacaggtacggttggaatCGATGGCCTCAACGGTTCTTTTTCCAAGCTAACGGTTCTATGAATCTTTCACTGCCAGCAGCACGTCATTGCTGCATTCATAGTTCAAGTGTAACAGAATATGTCAACAGTTCACTGCAGTAACATTGCGCTCAGTTGGGGAGAGAGAAGACAGAACTGGCCCCTTGTTCCTCAGAACCGACAGCTTCAGCtcaaaagtttctttaaatacttgagTGTTAGCATCCCCAAATATGCATTACAAGCAGCCTGGGTGGAGGTGGAAAGGGTTTTCCTCTCCTGCGCATTGCATACACCTCCATTGCTTCATTGTACTTTGAAGCAATAGCACAGGATAATTCCCATCCCACGTTTAGATGAATGCACGGTGTGTCGGTAATAATGGAACGGTCTTCAGTTAACCTTGTGCTTGCCTGATATGAGAGAGTCACCGTTTTGGTGACCACACTTGTCCACTACAGATGGGTGGAATCTCATTTCCAATGTCTTGTTTTTGGCAGAGTTAGAGAGAGGAGCAAGATCCTTAGAATGGGAAAAATTAATGTAAAGATCTGCACCGAAGTCCAAGGACCAGGTATATATCTTACTGGCAGCTAAGTGCTTTTGCTTCACCATTCCTTACTGTAAACTAGGATTATGGCTCCACTGCTATTCCTTTCAGCCCTGGAGGAGCCCTTGCAACATGTGACAGCCCTTTACCTTGTGCCAGTTTTGAGTTGTTGCAGCCTGGTGTTCATCTCTCATCCCCTGTGAGGGAACTTAAAACAGATCTGGCCTGTATCGTTTCTAGCTATACATACACTCCTTTGAGGGGAGGGAAGACCTGACATAAAGTTTGGACACAGCGAGAAGGTGTTGGCAAAGCAGTTAGCGAAGCACAGTTTCTTTAGATGACTAGAGATGTAGCTGAATGCAACAGTCTCACAGCAAACGTCTGAATCTTAGCCCAGGAGGGGAAagctcttgctgctctctgtccccATGAGGTGATCAGCTTATGATAGTTGTGGGGTTGTAGGACTGCATTTGAAGCAGTATTTGTCCAGATTAGATCTTAAGGACTTTGCCATCTCCTTGGGATAATTAACAGGTAAAAAAGCAGCTCTTAGGGTTCTTAGATGGGGAAGGCTGATGGCTGTTTCATTGACCGAGAGATCGTTCCTAGCCTGGCAGTGTTGCTACACCAATTGCAATGGTTCAAGCAGCTGTATCTCTTCTGCAAAGACCCAGCTTGTCTGCCTAAAAGTAGGTAATTGCCCACGCAGAGCAGCTTGATCTCCCCTAAAGCTGCTGCGTGCATAtgtttctctctgaaaatacagctctCCTAACCCTGTAGATTTCTGTTACCTCACCCACAGGGCTGTACAAGGAAGGCAGCTCACCACAAGCTGATTTAAAGCCACTTAGTCAAAACATAAGTGAACAAATGAACACCTTTCCTGGGTCTGACTCCAATAAACTCATTTGGCTGTAAAAGCCTAATCATGAAATAGTTTGACTGTGCTCTTACTGGCAGCAGAAATAGAAGACaaattgtcttaaaaatacCCTTTGCCTATAGTGAGCACACTCATGAAGAGTATGGAGTTTTAATTCACAATCATGTTAAACGAATGACTTTTTGGGTACTAGTTCTAGAACGTTGTTTAATCTCTTTCCTCTAAGTTACTACTTAACCACTAGAGCACCTGCTTCACAATCACAGCCTTCTTGCTTCAGCCCATTCCCCAAGCAGGCAGGACTTGGATAACAATTGCCTTAGCAGATGAAGCCACTAGTTAGTCCTCCTGCCTGTTTGGGAGAGGAGCCATTACTTTGTGCTGTTCTTACTGTCAAAGCCTTAATGGCCCTAAGCAAAATACATGAGGAGTTGTTGTT harbors:
- the LOC128851690 gene encoding LOW QUALITY PROTEIN: MAD2L1-binding protein-like (The sequence of the model RefSeq protein was modified relative to this genomic sequence to represent the inferred CDS: inserted 4 bases in 2 codons; deleted 2 bases in 1 codon); translated protein: MSGVLFNFLWTDKECTLKVQPIHPAIVTNAQNPQKGGIEYVLAETLLRPDDPQTRGNKRTGEYSREFRHPIQHKIHSRNNTICRSHSSEGRVHNSGGTSRRLPNFYGRSDEDASKKPPSLDRASKKRQQLLTDLEGLFQHVEVILSLTRVSCVLFLLGGTVMSPREFYELNLESICEGSAEESLERASCVRKLFRSXFVADVFSELEPACDLPVVGTVVMLQGHCSCGDDWXTLTVNLSCDGGIDISASPHQPLASTWEDYVWFQAPVTLKGFRE